gaggtagtgaggtctgttggaactaggaaaaggggtttatatatctgtggaaagaccagagggtgttttccctctgctgttttgctgttttaattttagagttttttaatactggtagccagatattgttcattttcatggtttcctcctttctgttgaaattgtccacatgcttgtggatttcaatggcttctcaaaacagcagagggaaaacaatcaggggcatctaatcacctctcaaaaaaagattgctccaggcacttccaggctatcaaatgctaatcaaggtggtgagttgaaacattcacacctagctccagcagacaagagtcctttgtcccaccctggtctttccacagatatataaaccctttttcctagttccaacagacctcactacctctggggatgcttgccatagatgcaggcgaaacgtcaggagagaatgcctctagaacaggggtcaggaaccttcggctctccaggtgtggtggacttcaactcccacaattccttgaggctcggcattcaccccaaaggcttaccttggcctcaaggaattgtgggagttgaagtccaccacacctggagagccgaaggttccccatgcctgctctagaacatggccatatagcccgaaaaaaacctacaacaaccaattttTTGCCCtatttaaaacctgtgatttagtaaAAGGCGAacgatttatacgatctgaagagaaaccagagttaGCATGACGCAGAGAAGGAGATTCGGGAGtcaacaacaacccccccccctcaactttCCAACCCTGATCCCATTCCCACTGACCCATTGTTATTCCTGCATGTCCCCCAATCTTTCCAGCTAGATATTTACCTTAGTTTCCCCCCTCCCACCAGATCCTCAGTTTTTATTCGCTGGACCCTACCCTTTTACCCCAAGGCACACCTCCCCCAAGTTTTTATTATTGTAAACACTGAAATGCattcaataaaaaaatatttttaaaaaccctgtgaTTTAGTGTTGTCTGGAAGTTGGGGATACAGGATAAAAGTGGGGAAATCATGAATACTGCACCCCCCACATGCATACactattccttttcttttcctgagGGAGAGAAGACATCTTTAATGAATCTCCAATCTGTTATGCCCTTTCCAATTCTtggaaggtgcatctacaccagggatcctcaaactttttaaacagagggccaggtcatagtccctcaaactgttggattagaatttgaaaaatacatgaatgaattcctatgcatactgcacatatcttatttgtaatgcacaaaacacttaaaacaatacaataattaaaatgaagaacaattttaacaaatataaacttattggtatttcaatggaaagtgtgggcctgcttttggctgatgagataggattgttgttgttgttgtgtgttttcaagtcgtttcagacttaagttgactctaagcaagggccaggtaattaaccttggagggccatattcggccctcggacattagtttgaggacccctgatctacactatagaatgaatgaagtttgacactatTCTAACCCCTATGACCCAATGCAATGAAATCCTTTGGTAAAattccaactcccatgattccgtaacactgagtcatggctgttaaagtgatgtccaacttatttcattctatagtgtggatgcagTTGGAATCCTatgaacagacctcacaacctctgaggatgcctgccacagatgcaggcgaaatatcaggagagaatgcttctagaacatggccatacagcccaaaaaagctacaacaaccctctgAACAGTGTTAGAAAATTTTGTATCCATTAATTACATGTATAACCTTTGCCTCAATGGGCTCAAAGAAGCATGCCTTCTCACAGTTTCATGCACAGAACATTCTTGTGGGGGAGTTCAAAAAGAAACTATTCTACCTGAAAGTCATTCAGTGAGATTCAAGGCTCACAAGGAACTAAAAGCGACATTATTCCCAGTTCTTTCGAAGACTGGGACCACCATTCCGAAACAAAAAAGCAGTACGTTTTATAATGATTAGCCCATCGGCCGTATCAAAACACTTGACAAACACATTTTACACATACAACATGCAACATACAGtacaacaaaagttaaaataaacaagctgtaaATTGCAGAAAtcatatgtttcatgcttatgtcgaagtttgatgtttttatagttttaatctacagttatatgttattgatttagatatgtgatttttaaaaatatatgtgaggcattgaatttgccatttattatgttgtaaaccactctgagtccccccagaagtgagaaaagtggtatagaaatgcagcactgcccaaacatgaatcaaggaacataaaaggcactacagactacttcaaccagagaagtcagccaaagcagagcaactgatgaaccaacttggacatagcatattatttaagaacacagaaatactgaaccactctaacaaccactatgtcagactacacagagaagccattgaaatccataggcaggtggacaatttaaacagaaaggagaaaactatggaaatgaacaaaatctggctaccagtattcagaaactttaaaatcaggacagtaaataaagaacaacactcaaaaacgggaattccagacaagaaacaaccagagccagctaacacctcccaacaaaggattcccccaggcagtaagaagccagaccttgaaactgctaggccgttatatgctaatcaaggtggccaattgcaacattcacacctacctcaaacagacaagatttctttttcccaccctggacattccacagatatataaatcccatttttctagtttcctacagacctcaaaacctctgaggatgcctacaatAGATGCAGaggaaatgtcaagagagaatgcttctgaaacctgcccatccagcctggaaaactcacaacaacccagtgattccagccatgaaagccttcaccaaTACATTGCTCCTATACTGTTGCTGTAGAGAAATTCCAAAGGATAccgttttgggtttgttttttttttaaggagattagaaactttaagaatttcctaaaaattagtggatgacccaaacattcagaaacttgggaggggggaaggcttgcagtggtaaatgtgccATCCAAGTGTGCCCATTTTTgtcccaatagccctaaaaataATGAAAAGGGGAGCCTCAGAAGTTCCCCCATTACTGCAAATGGGCCGAATCTTCCCGGAGCGAAAATAGAACTTCTGTCTGATGGATCTGAGAAATCATATTTTCCCCTTccaattttgggaatttccccaAAAAATGGAACTCCTCAAAAAATGAGACCAAAAATGGAATGGATTTTTGACAATTCACACATCCCTAGTTGTTACACAGTGGCATACCTCTGTTTATCATTGTAAACTTTTATTTTTGCTGAAGTAAGCTTTGAACATGTTTTACATGACTACATAAAACACAATTATACCAAGAAGAAAATGAATGTCCAACTGTTCTTAGAGCAATAAACTCCCCAAAAGCAGATAGAAAATGGTGTgaacttccattattattattattattattattattaatctttatttataccccgccactatctccacaaaggggactcggggtggcttacttgaggccaagcccaataatacaattacaataaaatgaatacaaaacagcaaaaataacaacGCAATAAAATAAGGCAATAACATAAGTGAACATAAGAACATAACAGAGCAGTGCAAGGCTACTTCTTGGCAAAGCCATGTTTTGAGTTCCCTTGAGCCCCAAACTGATGTTGCTGTTGGTCGTCTCCAGCTGCCATGTTTGCATTGTCAACAAATAAGAAAGGAACATCTGCAAAATCTCTCTGAAGCAGAGTGACAATGGATGTCTTAAAGACCTGTTGGAATTTCTGTCCAACAAAAAGATAAAGACTGGAGGTGAAACAGAAATTGAAACACAGGCCAACCCTCATAACTACACTTAGAAAAAGATGTATTCCATCAGGAAGTTCGCCCAACAGCTGAGAAGCATAGTAGAGATGGTATGGAAGCCAACAGATGAAAAACGATACTACTGATGTGATGAGGATTTTAAATGTTTTCCTATATTTTCCCACTAATCTTCTTTTCTTAATTTCTTGTCCAATCTTATAGTAACATCCTGCTATAATCAAGAAAGGAAGCAGGAAGGCCAATAGGAATCGCATGACAAAGAGAACCAACCGAATGCGATATGCCAGCGCATCTCTTTCTGTTTTTTCTGCATCAAGAAAAAAtgtgtaattattttcacatatgATCCTTCCATTTGTTGCCTCATGAGTTTCCCGAAAAAGCAGGTATGGGACACTGAAGACTAAAGAAACAAGCCATGTTCCTGCAATGATTCGTCGGGCCCTGGATATTGTGCGGTTGTGCTGGGACCAAATGGGATGGCATACTGTGAAGTAGCGATCCAGGCTTATGATGGTGAGGATAAATACCTCAAAAAATATTCCTAGCGAACCGAGAGCATTGAGAACCTTGCATAGAACCTTACCAAAGATCCAGTGAAATCCAAGGAGGCCGTGCACAGCAAAAAAGGGCATGATGGAACTGACTATTAAGAAGATGAGAAGTAGGTGACGAAACCAGAGGATATTCACTGTGCTCTTCATCCTCACCACCAGCACCCAGAGAAACAGCCCATTTATGGTTGTGCCAACTAGGAAAGATACCAACAAAAAGACAGCAATGataacattggtggggtttatgGCAATTGGAGAGTAAGTGCTGTTCATTCCCGTCTCTGAAATGTTTGCCACAAAGACATCTATGCTCGCACTGCCctggaaggaaatggaaagaaacaaaATGGTAACAGGTgaaatgacaaaagaaaaaatagaagcaAATACTAGGCCTGTGTAAAACTATGTTTGAAGTTCACTGGTTTTAATTCActgttatatgctattttagtaaaaaaaaaaattgtgtcaggaccaacttgagacccaaattgcttctggtgtgagagaattggctgtctacaaggatgttgctcaggagacacccggatgttttgatgttttatcatcgttatgggtggcttctctcatgtccctgcatggggagctggagctggcagagagagctcatccacactctccccggagtCAAACATtcgacctgtccgtcttcagtccagTCTTCATTGCACCAACTGGGGGCTCCATTTTAGTGATGTAGTGTATTTTAGTGAtgtgatgtattttatattttgtgaggcatCGAGTTTTGCCAGTTACTTGTTGTGAACCACTTGAGTCCCTTGGGGATTGCAGAAatgatatataaatgaaataaataaatacatacatatataattattgttagtcctcataagtcagatcaaattagttaaattcatacttatggcATGAATGTTTTCCTACACATGGGCGTGGcccatgccaaaaacttaagagtTGAAACTTAGCCAATACTTTTTATTagaattttgtaaacctcagaagcctctcaaagtcagcttcattttcagcgcaagcgaagcaaagccaaaaaggctaccatttgtctttaaattaatggtctttcaccattaggagagggaaccAGCAGGGTGAAAGCAGAGTTCATTGGGAAAGggactgagaaagcacaggatTTTGGGAAATGCGAGGAGCCCTAGACccgagaattcaaaaggccctgacctaaactacatttcccagaattctgctcagcataaGAAAGCCctaatcaggataggggagagatttgtccttcCCTAGTGGCACGATCTAGAGTTCCAataaatctgcaaagaggaggactgactgatacttctgcTAAGTAAATCTGCTGGGCTGGGAATAAATCCCTAACTGAAAATCCTCTTGGTTAAtatgagacattcaatgagatagctgtttaaaaaaaaatgccaaaacttttttaaaatccctaaaagCAGTAGCtgtataaatatttctgaaagttgagggAATGATCCCTTGTTATCTTGTTtcattgtacagaaaattcaaggagataggtcttgtagtttaaaaaaaatgttgcttataaaaaaattggaaattccccaaaagtccatggataagtgaaacgttctgaaacttgataggctaacagtggtaaatgtggtcTCCCatcatagcaagtttcatcctaatAGCTGTAaagatgagggagaaaggagcccctgaattttTCCCACTTGagcaattactataacgaaaggtaacaaaattttgttattatagtaacaaaattttgttgttatagtaacaaaattttaattaaacgatactttagaaacactttagaaacaaaacggcaacacctcctaattttgtaatgtgttttgaaactgtttttcatCAATCACACATCCCTAAGTTACTGCCTGAG
The sequence above is a segment of the Anolis sagrei isolate rAnoSag1 chromosome Y, rAnoSag1.mat, whole genome shotgun sequence genome. Coding sequences within it:
- the LOC137095658 gene encoding probable G-protein coupled receptor 33 is translated as MRATISRSLDQGNYGSASIDVFVANISETGMNSTYSPIAINPTNVIIAVFLLVSFLVGTTINGLFLWVLVVRMKSTVNILWFRHLLLIFLIVSSIMPFFAVHGLLGFHWIFGKVLCKVLNALGSLGIFFEVFILTIISLDRYFTVCHPIWSQHNRTISRARRIIAGTWLVSLVFSVPYLLFRETHEATNGRIICENNYTFFLDAEKTERDALAYRIRLVLFVMRFLLAFLLPFLIIAGCYYKIGQEIKKRRLVGKYRKTFKILITSVVSFFICWLPYHLYYASQLLGELPDGIHLFLSVVMRVGLCFNFCFTSSLYLFVGQKFQQVFKTSIVTLLQRDFADVPFLFVDNANMAAGDDQQQHQFGAQGNSKHGFAKK